A window of Pristis pectinata isolate sPriPec2 chromosome 33, sPriPec2.1.pri, whole genome shotgun sequence contains these coding sequences:
- the LOC127585468 gene encoding heme-binding protein 1-like, with the protein MLGMIKNSLFSQTEHRPCHTVSSETKGELSYEERKYEPGKYASVTISGKPFDEGSGEGVVKLLKYLGGSNEEGVQLGMTAPVSMKVHPREGGGLQPTIEVQVRLPSKFQENIPKPTDESIEIKHLEGFTVYSTQFGGYAKEAHFVEHAGKLQAALGDAAPYHRDVYFCVGYDPPMKPVGRRNEVWFLKREEGESSSQ; encoded by the exons ATGTTGGGAATGATAAAAAACTCACTGTTCAGTCAGACTGAACACAGACCGTGTCACACTGTCAGCTCAGAAACCAAG GGAGAGCTGAGCTACGAGGAGAGGAAATATGAGCCAGGGAAATACGCCAGTGTAACCATCAGTGGAAAACCGTTCGATGAAGGGTCGGGCGAAGGAGTGGTGAAGCTGCTCAAGTATCTCGGAGGAAGCAATGAAGAAG GTGTGCAGTTAGGAATGACTGCTCCAGTCAGTATGAAAGTCCATCCACGTGAGGGCGGTGGCTTGCAGCCCACCATTGAGGTCCAGGTTCGCCTTCCCAGCAAATTCCAGGAGAACATTCCCAAACCAACGGACGAAAGCATCGAGATCAAGCATCTGGAGGGGTTCACCGTCTACTCAAC GCAGTTTGGGGGCTACGCCAAGGAGGCCCATTTCGTGGAGCACGCGGGAAAGCTGCAGGCAGCGCTGGGAGACGCGGCGCCCTACCACCGCGACGTCTACTTCTGCGTCGGCTACGACCCACCAATGAAGCCCGTCGGCCGGAGGAATGAAGTGTGGTTCctgaagagggaggagggggagtcgAGCTCGCAGTGA